Proteins encoded by one window of Desulfovibrio ferrophilus:
- the ettA gene encoding energy-dependent translational throttle protein EttA, with protein MSNEPDKIIYSMHRVSKHYEKRPILKDISLSYFYGAKIGVLGLNGSGKSSLLKILAGVDQDFEGETHISPGYTIGYLEQEPLVDESRTVREVVEEGVAQIAALVNEFNAINEKFAEPMEPEEMDALLEKQANVQEKMDAAGAWDLESRLEMAMDALRCPPGDTLVSVISGGERRRVALCRLLLQKPDILLLDEPTNHLDAESVSWLERHLSDYAGTIIAVTHDRYFLDNVAGWILELDSGRGIPWKGNYSSWLEQKEKRLANEAKSDDKRRKTLARELEWIRMSPKGRRSKSKARIAAYEELAGNESESRGRELELFIPPGPRLGKTVIEAQGLRKQAGDKLLVEDMNFILPAGGIIGIIGPNGAGKTTLFRMIAGQEKPDAGELVLGKTVQCAHVDQHRSALGDDMTVFEAISGGQETIRMGTREINARAYVGKFNLTGSDQQKKCSVLSGGERNRVHLALMLKEGGNVLLLDEPTNDLDVNTIRALEEALLNFGGCVLVVSHDRWFLDRVATHILAFEGDSKTYFYEGSYSEYEADRKKRLGKEADQPHRIKYRRLTR; from the coding sequence ATGAGTAACGAGCCTGATAAGATTATCTATTCCATGCACAGGGTCAGCAAGCATTACGAAAAGCGCCCCATTCTCAAGGATATCTCCCTGTCTTATTTCTATGGCGCCAAGATTGGCGTGTTGGGTCTGAATGGCTCGGGTAAGAGCTCGTTGCTGAAGATTCTCGCTGGGGTGGATCAGGATTTTGAGGGTGAAACCCATATTTCTCCCGGATATACCATTGGATACCTGGAGCAGGAGCCGCTGGTGGACGAATCCCGTACCGTTCGCGAAGTGGTGGAAGAGGGCGTGGCGCAAATTGCTGCCCTGGTGAATGAGTTCAATGCAATCAACGAGAAGTTTGCGGAGCCCATGGAGCCGGAAGAGATGGACGCTCTGCTTGAGAAGCAGGCAAACGTGCAGGAAAAAATGGACGCTGCCGGTGCTTGGGATTTGGAATCCCGCCTGGAGATGGCCATGGACGCTTTGCGGTGCCCTCCCGGTGATACCCTTGTCTCCGTCATTTCCGGTGGTGAGCGTCGCCGTGTGGCTCTGTGCCGCTTACTGTTGCAAAAGCCTGATATCTTATTGCTGGATGAGCCCACCAACCATTTGGACGCCGAATCCGTCTCCTGGTTGGAACGGCATCTGAGTGATTACGCAGGCACCATCATTGCTGTGACCCATGATCGCTATTTCCTGGATAACGTGGCGGGGTGGATTCTGGAACTGGACAGCGGCAGAGGTATTCCCTGGAAGGGCAATTATTCGTCCTGGCTGGAGCAGAAGGAAAAGCGCTTGGCTAATGAGGCCAAGTCCGACGACAAGCGTCGCAAGACCCTGGCTCGCGAGTTGGAGTGGATTCGCATGTCACCCAAGGGCCGCCGTTCCAAAAGCAAGGCTCGCATTGCCGCCTATGAAGAATTGGCGGGGAACGAGAGCGAATCGAGAGGGCGCGAGCTTGAGCTGTTCATTCCACCCGGACCGCGTCTGGGGAAGACTGTGATCGAGGCCCAAGGTTTGCGCAAGCAGGCAGGCGACAAGCTGCTGGTAGAGGATATGAACTTTATCCTGCCCGCAGGCGGTATCATCGGTATTATCGGACCCAACGGTGCGGGTAAGACCACCTTGTTCAGGATGATCGCAGGTCAGGAAAAACCCGATGCCGGTGAACTGGTGCTGGGCAAGACCGTCCAGTGCGCCCATGTGGATCAGCATCGAAGTGCCCTGGGTGATGACATGACAGTGTTCGAGGCCATTTCAGGCGGACAGGAGACAATCCGCATGGGGACGCGTGAAATCAATGCCCGGGCCTATGTTGGAAAGTTCAATCTGACAGGATCCGATCAGCAGAAAAAATGCTCCGTTCTTTCGGGTGGTGAGCGCAACAGGGTGCATCTAGCTCTGATGCTCAAAGAGGGCGGCAACGTTCTGCTGCTTGACGAACCCACCAACGATTTGGATGTGAATACCATTCGAGCCTTGGAAGAGGCACTGTTGAATTTTGGTGGCTGTGTGCTGGTTGTCAGCCACGATCGTTGGTTCCTGGATCGTGTTGCAACACATATTCTGGCCTTTGAGGGTGATTCCAAGACCTATTTCTACGAGGGGTCCTATTCCGAGTACGAAGCGGACCGTAAGAAGCGCTTGGGCAAGGAAGCCGACCAGCCTCACCGTATCAAATACCGCAGACTGACCCGTTAG
- a CDS encoding RNA recognition motif domain-containing protein — protein sequence MSKSLYVGNLPWSATESDVRNAFEAYGEVMSVKLIEDRETGRPRGFGFVEMDDQGALEAVQALDGTDFDGRNIKVNEAKPREPRPRW from the coding sequence ATGTCCAAGAGTCTTTATGTTGGAAATCTGCCCTGGTCCGCCACCGAGAGCGATGTGCGCAATGCTTTCGAGGCCTATGGTGAAGTTATGTCTGTCAAGCTGATCGAAGATCGCGAGACCGGTCGCCCCCGTGGCTTCGGTTTTGTTGAGATGGACGACCAGGGTGCTTTGGAGGCCGTTCAGGCTCTCGACGGCACTGATTTCGACGGTCGCAATATCAAAGTCAACGAAGCCAAGCCCCGCGAGCCCCGTCCGCGTTGGTAG
- a CDS encoding substrate-binding periplasmic protein translates to MIATTMMVLVWTPVLGKTPESVVLVTQDLCPYGCSDEEGVFDGFFVRKVRRAFEQMGVSLQLVVVPWRRALHMVEAGDAQGYFPAYRGAQRDAEGQVFVQLDDDGWNWFLLRESPLDPLADSFKKSAKVAGIRGGAMQKWLQDNGYNMSKCPAAVGELVEMLVVGRFDAILDSRHTVQDILRRRGLEKKVRVVQMKTSPWGCIFQRNLFTGIRTS, encoded by the coding sequence TTGATTGCGACCACAATGATGGTTCTTGTCTGGACTCCCGTTTTGGGCAAAACTCCAGAGTCCGTTGTGCTTGTAACTCAAGATCTGTGCCCATATGGCTGTTCGGATGAGGAGGGTGTGTTTGACGGATTTTTTGTTAGAAAGGTCAGACGAGCCTTCGAGCAGATGGGTGTTTCACTCCAACTTGTCGTTGTTCCTTGGCGACGAGCTTTGCACATGGTTGAAGCGGGGGATGCTCAAGGGTACTTTCCAGCCTATCGAGGGGCCCAGCGAGATGCTGAGGGGCAGGTGTTTGTACAATTGGACGATGATGGATGGAACTGGTTTCTGCTTAGGGAGAGTCCTCTGGATCCTTTGGCGGACTCATTCAAGAAGTCGGCGAAAGTGGCAGGAATCCGGGGGGGAGCCATGCAGAAATGGCTTCAGGATAATGGCTACAATATGTCTAAATGCCCAGCAGCGGTCGGTGAGCTGGTAGAGATGCTTGTTGTGGGTCGTTTTGACGCCATCCTGGACAGCAGGCATACTGTCCAGGATATTCTGCGTCGAAGGGGACTTGAAAAGAAGGTCAGGGTTGTGCAGATGAAGACGAGCCCTTGGGGGTGTATTTTTCAAAGGAATTTGTTCACCGGTATCCGGACTTCCTGA
- a CDS encoding SET domain-containing protein: MIHPYTTLQFVNSHIGNGVFATADIPKGTIVYVKDCLEIELPESAFNTLDHLHQGIVDKYSYIDEKGIRILSWDNAKYVNHRCNCNTISTGYGFEIAIRDIFEGEEICDEYGLFNIDQEIPLACNCPNCRKVLRPDDIDNYYHVWDKWVASALEKAQYVSQPLMEYMCKDTRSSLQAYFEGQEAYRSVLALKWQRDLATAI, translated from the coding sequence ATGATTCATCCGTACACGACATTGCAATTCGTGAATTCCCACATTGGCAACGGAGTGTTCGCAACCGCAGACATTCCCAAGGGCACCATCGTCTACGTCAAAGATTGCCTCGAAATCGAACTGCCGGAATCAGCCTTCAACACTTTGGATCACCTTCATCAGGGGATCGTGGACAAGTATTCTTACATTGATGAAAAAGGAATTCGTATTCTGAGCTGGGACAACGCCAAATACGTGAACCACCGTTGCAACTGCAACACCATCAGCACAGGGTACGGCTTTGAAATTGCCATTCGCGACATCTTCGAGGGCGAAGAAATTTGCGATGAATATGGGTTGTTCAACATTGACCAGGAAATACCTCTAGCTTGCAATTGCCCCAACTGTCGCAAAGTCCTCCGTCCAGACGATATCGATAATTACTATCATGTCTGGGACAAGTGGGTCGCCTCGGCTCTCGAAAAAGCACAATACGTTTCACAGCCACTGATGGAATACATGTGCAAGGACACTCGAAGCAGCCTTCAGGCATATTTTGAAGGTCAAGAGGCATACCGTTCCGTATTAGCCCTCAAATGGCAACGGGACTTGGCAACGGCAATCTAA